The following coding sequences lie in one Flagellimonas eckloniae genomic window:
- a CDS encoding PglZ domain-containing protein, translating into MNKITILWVDDEIDLLKPHILFLENKNYEVVTSQSGQDALEEIKNTFFDIVFLDENMPGISGLETLTEIKKHDASIPVVMITKSEEEYIMDEAIGSKIADYLIKPVNPNQILLSLKKSLDNSRLVSEKTTSNYQQEFRKIAMDLSMVNSQEEWAELYKKLIYWELQLEEIEDSGMFEILESQKVEANSQFSKFVDKNYSEWFQESDPPVMSHTLFRKKIQPELVGNKTLLIVIDNLRYDQWLAFEETLAVHYKKKQESSYYSILPTATQYARNAIFSGLMPLDMEKQHPDWWKNDTDEGGKNLFEAEFLGAQLKRLGLDLKWEYHKISNLRQGKQLAQNFRLQKDNDLTVLVYNFVDMLSHSKTEMEVIKELASNDKAYRSLTLSWFKNSPLLEIIQQAQNMGMKLILTTDHGTINVKQPSKVIGDRETSLNLRYKTGRSLTYEDKDVLATKNPQSIHLPNINLSSSYIFAKNDLFFAYPNNYNHYVGYYRNTYQHGGVSLEEMIVPFIVLDAK; encoded by the coding sequence ATGAACAAGATCACTATTCTATGGGTCGATGATGAAATCGACCTATTAAAACCCCATATCCTTTTTCTGGAAAACAAAAACTATGAAGTAGTTACTAGTCAAAGTGGTCAAGATGCATTGGAGGAGATAAAAAATACATTTTTTGATATTGTTTTTTTGGATGAGAACATGCCGGGAATTTCTGGACTGGAAACTTTGACTGAAATTAAAAAACATGATGCTTCCATCCCAGTGGTAATGATTACCAAAAGTGAGGAAGAATATATAATGGACGAGGCCATTGGCTCTAAAATTGCAGATTATTTAATTAAGCCAGTAAATCCAAATCAAATATTATTGTCCTTAAAGAAGAGCTTGGACAACTCCCGGCTTGTGTCTGAAAAAACCACATCAAACTACCAACAGGAATTTCGAAAAATCGCCATGGATTTATCTATGGTAAATAGTCAAGAAGAATGGGCCGAACTTTATAAGAAGCTAATTTATTGGGAACTTCAACTGGAAGAAATTGAAGATTCAGGTATGTTTGAAATTTTGGAATCACAAAAGGTAGAAGCCAATTCTCAGTTCAGCAAGTTTGTGGATAAAAATTACAGTGAATGGTTTCAGGAGAGTGACCCACCCGTAATGTCCCATACTCTTTTCAGAAAAAAGATTCAACCAGAATTAGTAGGAAATAAGACATTGTTGATTGTTATCGATAATCTTCGGTACGACCAATGGTTGGCTTTTGAAGAGACCCTGGCTGTACATTATAAGAAAAAACAAGAATCATCCTATTATAGCATTCTACCAACGGCTACCCAGTATGCCCGAAATGCAATTTTTTCTGGCTTGATGCCCTTGGATATGGAAAAACAACATCCTGATTGGTGGAAAAATGATACAGATGAAGGAGGTAAAAATCTTTTTGAAGCTGAATTTTTGGGAGCCCAGTTAAAACGACTTGGGTTGGATTTAAAATGGGAGTATCATAAAATTAGTAACCTTCGCCAGGGAAAACAATTGGCCCAGAATTTTAGATTACAAAAAGATAATGACCTTACCGTACTTGTATATAATTTTGTGGACATGCTTTCACATTCAAAAACAGAGATGGAGGTAATCAAGGAATTGGCATCCAACGATAAGGCGTATCGTTCGCTTACACTGAGTTGGTTTAAAAATTCACCGCTTCTGGAGATTATCCAACAAGCACAAAATATGGGCATGAAATTGATATTAACCACAGATCACGGCACCATAAACGTAAAACAGCCTTCTAAAGTTATAGGTGACAGAGAAACAAGTCTTAATCTAAGATATAAAACCGGTAGAAGTCTTACTTATGAGGACAAGGATGTTCTGGCAACCAAAAACCCACAAAGCATCCACTTGCCAAATATCAATTTAAGTAGTAGTTATATTTTTGCGAAGAATGATTTGTTTTTCGCGTATCCCAATAATTACAACCATTATGTTGGATACTATAGAAATACCTATCAGCATGGAGGTGTCTCCCTTGAAGAAATGATAGTTCCTTTTATAGTTTTAGATGCAAAATAG